A window of Zingiber officinale cultivar Zhangliang chromosome 5A, Zo_v1.1, whole genome shotgun sequence contains these coding sequences:
- the LOC121980299 gene encoding protein YAE1-like — translation MVPEGPMAEEHLATSIGELTLEKVVVSSIGFEENVQIEHASDDCWFDDEPPVETSDAELIREQKWRHDHFYTMGYRDGISAGKEASAQEGFNVGFKQSAHDGYKWGNVRGIASAFASLPDDSKKKLLKKFDDKEKFHSLYESVQAISTDNALKIYYVHLLQNDKQFKEQLKGNPQESASASAGKESNSDELNFLLEVLTSLVHESSRIKSSIVEKSGFDNK, via the exons AAGGGCCTATGGCTGAAGAGCATCTAGCAACATCAATAGGGGAACTGACTCTTGAAAAAGTTGTTGTTTCATCCATTGGATTTGAAGAAAATGTTCAAATCG aGCATGCGTCTGATGACTGTTGGTTTGATGATGAACCTCCTGTTGAGACTTCAGATGCCGAGTTAATCAGAGAGCAGAAGTGGCGCCATGACCATTTTTATACA ATGGGTTATCGAGATGGTATATCTGCAGGCAAAGAGGCTTCTGCCCAAGAAGGCTTCAATGTGGGCTTCAAGCAATCCGCACATGATGGTTATAAATGGGGCAATGTTAGGGGCATTGCAAG TGCATTTGCTAGTCTTCCCGATGATTCAAAGAAGAAATTGTTGAAGAAATTTGACGATAAAGAAAAATTTCACAGTTTATACGAGTCGGTGCAAGCAATTTCCACCGACAATGCTCTGAAAATATATTATGTCCATCTCTTGCAAAATGATAAGCAATTCAAAGAACAACTGAAAGGGAATCCTCAAGAATCAGCATCAGCATCAGCAGGTAAAGAATCAAACTCTGATGAGTTAAACTTCCTTCTCGAGGTTCTTACATCACTCGTTCATGAATCTTCAAGAATCAAGTCGAGTATTGTGGAAAAGAGTGGGTTTGATAACAAGTAG